The DNA segment CCACCGTCGCGCTGAGCGGATTGCCGTACGCGTCGGTGCCGCCGCGCAGGTCGTCCAGCACCCGTACCCCGGCGGCCCCGATGGCGACGTCGGTGAGACCGGTGCGCCACGGCCGCCCGGAGGTGTCGCTGATGACGACGCCGACATCGACGCCGAGTTCGGTGCGCAGGCCCGCCCGCAGGGCGCGGGCCGAGGCGTCCGGGTCCTCCGGCAGCAACAGCACCGTGCCCGAGGGGGTGTTGGAGGCGTCCACCCCGGCCGCGGCCATCACCAGGCCCTGCCGGTTCTGCACGATCCGCAGGGTGCCGCGCCGGGCCACCACCCGCACCGTCTCCGCGTCGATCGCCGCCTCGCGGTCGGCGGCCTCGACCACCCGCCCCTCGGCCTTGCTGACGATCTTCGAGGTCACCAACAGCACGTCACCGTCGGCGAGTTGGGGCATTCCCTCAGCCGTGGCCGCCGCGGCGACCAGCTTGACGAGGTCGTCGCCGGGCCGTACCTCGGGCACCCCCGGCAGTGCCCACACCCGGTACCCGGGCACCCCCTCGGGGTTGTTCACGCCCGGACCTCCTCGGCCATGGCCAGCGCCTCGCGCACCATCGCGGCCGTGGCGTCCAGGTCGGTCATCATCAGCGGCACGGCCCGGCAGCGGATCCCCGCCGCCTCGACCTCGGCCACCGCGCCGTCGTCCACGCAGTCCACCAGCCAGCCGTCCAGCAGCCCGGAGCCGTAGTGGCGGGCGACGGCCGCCGCGGTCGCCTCCACGCCCACCGCCGCCAGCACCTTGTCGGCCATCCCGCGCACGGGGGCGTCGCCGACGATCGGCGAGAGCCCGATCACCGGCACCCCGGCGTCCGCGATGGCCTCCCGGATACCCGGCACCGCCAGGATCGTCCCGATGCTGACGACCGGGTTGGACGGCGGGAACAGCACCACGTCCGCCGCGGCGATGGCCTCCAGCACACCCGGTGCGGGCTTGGCCTGGTCCGCGCCGACCGGCACCACGGCGTGCGCGGGCACCGAGGCGCGCAGCCGCACCCAGTACTCCTGGAAGTGGACCGCCTTGCGCTCGCCGGCCCCCGCGGCGGAGTCGCTGTCCGGCTCCGTGATCGCGACATGGGTCTCGACCCGGTCGTCGGACATCGGCAGCAGCCGCACGCCGGGCTTCCAGCGCGCGCAGAGCGCCTCGGTGACGGCGCTGAGCGGATATCCGGCGCCGAGCATCTGCGTCCGCACGATGTGGGTGGCGAAGTCCCGGTCGCCGAGCCCGAACCACTCGGGGCCGACGCCGTAGGCGGCCAGCTCCTCCTTGACCCGGAAGGTCTCGTCGGTGCGGCCCCAGCCCTGCTCCTCGTTGATGCCGCCGCCGAGGGTGTACATCACGGTGTCGAGGTCGGGGCACACCTTCAGCCCGAACAGATGGATGTCGTCACCGGTGTTGCCGATGACGGTGACGTCCGCGTCCGGAGCCGCTGCCTTCAGTCCCCGCAGAAAGCGGGCGCCGCCGATACCGCCGGCCAGAACCACGATTCGCATGGCCCCAGCATGGCAGGGGCCCGCGCCACCGTGTCAGGGGGCCAGTACCTCGGACGGGGCGGCCGCGCCCCCGGAGGAAGCGGCCTGACTGGGGTGCATCGGCATGTCGGTCAGGCCGGGGAAGTAGATGTGCAGGCTGACCGCCGGGGCCAGCGCGTCGTTGACGACCTCGTGGACGTAGCCGGGGGCGAACACCCGCTGGGCGCCGGCCGCGAGCGCGCGGGGGCCGGTCGCGGTGTGCTCGGTCAACTCGCCCTCCAGGACGGTCAGCACACCCGAGGACGCCCCGTGGTCGTGCCGCCCGCTGCCCTGGCCCGGCACCCAGCTCAGCAGCCACACCTCGTAGCCGACCGTGGCCTGGGGGACGGTGCGCAGCCGGTGGTACCAGCGCGTGGTGGTGTCGTAGCGGACGAGCGGCGCCCAGGCGGCGCGGTCGGCGGCGATGGAGCGGGCCAGCCCGGCGAATCCGGCGACGGTGGCCGGGTGGGCGGGGACGGGCGGCAGCAGGTGGGGGAGGGCGAGCGGGTCGCCGGCGATCTGGACGTCGCTGTTCATGGGTTTCGGATTCCTCGGCGGAAGTGCGGGGTGACGCTGCGGGGCTGCGGCACGGCGCGGGCTCTCCCTGTGGGGGCGTGGCGCGGCGACGCGGAGCAGGGGCGCTGCGGGGTGGTGCGAGCGGAAAAGCTGGAGCTCAGTGGCTACGACAGCTGGAACAGCGACAGCGGGCCTGCGCAGCGCAGAGCGACCCGTAGGCACGGGTCAGTCGGGGCGCGCGGGTCGCTGGCATGCGGTCAAGGAGACCGGGTTCACGCGGCGATGTCAACTGCATGACTGGTTTGCCGTAAATCTTTCACCTCATCCGGTTACTCCGCCCGGAGAAAGGTTTGTGCAGTAAGCGGCGCGGAGACATCGACCGGCAACCGCACCCCCAAACGCCTTTGCGGCCCTGTGATCCGTCTGTGATCTTCCCCGCTCCGGCGCGCGAGGTGCAACGTGAACGCCGCCTGATCGCGTCTTGATGAGCAACTGAGGATGCGCCGGGCGCCGAGCCCGACGAAGTGTCCTGGTTTTAACTGATTTGAACACTTTCCGCATACGCTTGGTTCCGCCGAGTGAATAAGAGGCCCAATAGCAGATCTCGGCTTGACTGGCCCGGATCACCACACTTGTAATTTCACTCGTGTCGTTCAGCCGAAATCGATCACGGCTTGATCACGGGGACGTAAAGACAGACGAGGGGCGCACAT comes from the Streptomyces angustmyceticus genome and includes:
- the cofD gene encoding 2-phospho-L-lactate transferase; protein product: MRIVVLAGGIGGARFLRGLKAAAPDADVTVIGNTGDDIHLFGLKVCPDLDTVMYTLGGGINEEQGWGRTDETFRVKEELAAYGVGPEWFGLGDRDFATHIVRTQMLGAGYPLSAVTEALCARWKPGVRLLPMSDDRVETHVAITEPDSDSAAGAGERKAVHFQEYWVRLRASVPAHAVVPVGADQAKPAPGVLEAIAAADVVLFPPSNPVVSIGTILAVPGIREAIADAGVPVIGLSPIVGDAPVRGMADKVLAAVGVEATAAAVARHYGSGLLDGWLVDCVDDGAVAEVEAAGIRCRAVPLMMTDLDATAAMVREALAMAEEVRA
- a CDS encoding cysteine dioxygenase, producing MNSDVQIAGDPLALPHLLPPVPAHPATVAGFAGLARSIAADRAAWAPLVRYDTTTRWYHRLRTVPQATVGYEVWLLSWVPGQGSGRHDHGASSGVLTVLEGELTEHTATGPRALAAGAQRVFAPGYVHEVVNDALAPAVSLHIYFPGLTDMPMHPSQAASSGGAAAPSEVLAP